In Chelonia mydas isolate rCheMyd1 chromosome 10, rCheMyd1.pri.v2, whole genome shotgun sequence, a single window of DNA contains:
- the HMOX2 gene encoding heme oxygenase 2 produces the protein MPSDVTETSEGVDEAENVRYEETEEDNNVSPTDLSEMLKEGTKESHDRAENTQFVKDFLKGRIKKELFKLATVALYYTYSALEEEMDCNKDHPAFAPLYFPLELHRKEALAKDMEYFYGENWKEKIQCSEATRSYVDRIHHVGQYEPELLVAHAYTRYMGDLSGGQVLKKVAQRALKLPSTGEGIQFYVFDNISNAQQFKQFYRARINALDLDKKAKERIVEEANKAFEFNMQVFDELDKIGALLTEEAQDGGLPVHDGKGDLRKCPYYATKLGKGDSGCPYHVAMAMLKQPTIQFVLAACIALAAGVAAWYVM, from the exons TCCCACTGACCTCTCAGAGATGCTCAAGGAGGGGACGAAAGAGTCTCATGATCGTGCAGAGAACACTCAGTTTGTCAAAGACTTCCTGAAAGGACGGAtcaagaaagagctctttaaG TTGGCTACTGTGGCACTTTACTACACATACTCTGCCCTGGAAGAGGAAATGGACTGCAACAAGGACCACCCTGCATTTGCCCCTTTGTACTTCCCTCTAGAGCTTCATCGGAAAGAAGCATTGGCTAAAGACATGGAGTATTTCTAtggggaaaattggaaagagaagATTCAGTGTTCAGAGGCAACTAGGAGTTACGTAGACAGAATCCATCACGTTGGGCAGTATGAGCCGGAGCTGCTGGTAGCCCATGCCTACACACGGTACATGGGGGACCTGTCTGGGGGCCAGGTACTCAAGAAGGTAGCCCAGAGGGCCTTGAAGCTGCCCAGTACTGGGGAAGGGATCCAGTTCTATGTGTTTGACAACATTTCCAATGCACAGCAGTTCAAGCAGTTCTACAGGGCCAGGATAAATGCCCTGGACTTGGACAAGAAAGCCAAGGAGAGGATTGTGGAGGAAGCCAATAAGGCATTTGAATTCAACATGCAG GTATTTGATGAATTGGACAAAATTGGTGCATTGTTAACGGAAGAAGCCCAGGATGGAgggctcccagtgcatgatggaaAAGGAGACCTGCGCAAGTGCCCATACTATGCCACAAAACTAG GCAAGGGGGACTCTGGCTGCCCTTATCACGTTGCCATGGCCATGCTGAAGCAGCCCACCATACAGTTTGTCCTTGCAGCTTGCATTGCCTTGGCTGCAGGTGTTGCAGCCTGGTATGTGATGTGA
- the CDIP1 gene encoding cell death-inducing p53-target protein 1 isoform X2, protein MPVPPSDFGPPPYEPPLQPGYIPPPVSADGSVPYMPHGYYPPPGPHPPMGYYPAAGHYPSPGGHTATVIVPSGAATTVTVLQGEIFQGSPVQTVCPHCQQAITTTITHEIGLMNFLLGFFCCFVGCDLGCCFIPCLIDDFKDVTHTCPNCKAYIYTYKRMC, encoded by the exons ATGCCTGTGCCCCCTTCAGATTTTGGGCCACCCCCTTATGAGCCACCCCTGCAGCCGGGCTACATCCCCCCTCCCGTTTCTGCAGATGGCTCTGTGCCCTACATGCCCCATG GTTATTATCCACCCCCAGGACCTCACCCTCCCATGGGCTATTACCCGGCTGCGGGACATTACCCCTCTCCTGGTGGCCACACAGCAACTGTCATTGTACCATCGGGGGCTGCAACCACGGTCACCGTGCTGCAAGGGGAAATATTCCAGGGCAGCCCCGTGCAGACGGTGTGTCCTCACTGCCAGCAGGCCATCACCACCACGATCACACATGAGATAGGGCTCATGAACTTCCTCCTCGGCTTCTTCTGCTGCTTCGTCGG ATGTGATCTGGGCTGCTGCTTCATTCCATGTCTAATAGACGACTTCAAGGATGTGACCCACACTTGTCCCAACTGCAAAGCCTACATCTACACGTACAAGCGCATGTGCTAA
- the CDIP1 gene encoding cell death-inducing p53-target protein 1 isoform X1 → MSSDPPPPYPGGPSAPLIEEKNGPPTMSDRVSTAGVQPYGMPVPPSDFGPPPYEPPLQPGYIPPPVSADGSVPYMPHGYYPPPGPHPPMGYYPAAGHYPSPGGHTATVIVPSGAATTVTVLQGEIFQGSPVQTVCPHCQQAITTTITHEIGLMNFLLGFFCCFVGCDLGCCFIPCLIDDFKDVTHTCPNCKAYIYTYKRMC, encoded by the exons ATGTCCAgtgaccctcccccaccctacccaGGGGGACCTTCTGCACCGCTaatagaagagaagaatggcCCACCCACCATGTCAG ACAGAGTCTCCACTGCTGGAGTCCAGCCCTATGGGATGCCTGTGCCCCCTTCAGATTTTGGGCCACCCCCTTATGAGCCACCCCTGCAGCCGGGCTACATCCCCCCTCCCGTTTCTGCAGATGGCTCTGTGCCCTACATGCCCCATG GTTATTATCCACCCCCAGGACCTCACCCTCCCATGGGCTATTACCCGGCTGCGGGACATTACCCCTCTCCTGGTGGCCACACAGCAACTGTCATTGTACCATCGGGGGCTGCAACCACGGTCACCGTGCTGCAAGGGGAAATATTCCAGGGCAGCCCCGTGCAGACGGTGTGTCCTCACTGCCAGCAGGCCATCACCACCACGATCACACATGAGATAGGGCTCATGAACTTCCTCCTCGGCTTCTTCTGCTGCTTCGTCGG ATGTGATCTGGGCTGCTGCTTCATTCCATGTCTAATAGACGACTTCAAGGATGTGACCCACACTTGTCCCAACTGCAAAGCCTACATCTACACGTACAAGCGCATGTGCTAA